GTCGAGATAGTTGGTCACGAGAAAGAGCTTGCGCATCACGTTGTCAAAGATGACGAGCGTGTCGCAGAAAAGCAAGCAAAGGTCTGGCATCCCTGCCGGATCGGGCTGCTCGGCGGCGGGAATCTTTTCGATGAGGTGCATGGTGTCGTAACCGAAATAACCGAACACACCGGAGGTGCTCATCTGCTGCGAACCGCTCTTGTGGCGAGGCAGCTTTTCGGAGGAGAACATCGCCATGCAGCGATCCACGACGGCGCGAAGGTCACGCTCCTGTTCAACAATGGCAGACAACTGGCGGAAACGCTCGTCACGAACGTCAAGCAAAATCTCTCCGCCAACCGTCCCCTTGAGTACGGCTACCGGATCGACGGCGATATAGGAATAACGGGCCATACGCTCCTCCCCTTCGACCGACTCGAGCAGGCAGGAGTAAGGGCGCTGGAGTTTGAGGTACACCGACACCGGGGTTTCCGTATCAGCCTGAAAGGTTCTGACCAGAGGGGTCAGAATAAAAGACGGCTCCTTTGCCGGGTCGGCCGTATTGTCCGAAAAAGATCTGATCATGAATGAGTAGATGCTACGTACGATAAGGTAAAAAATTCATAGTATCACACCTTCGCTGTTTCTATATTGCTACACTTATGAACACAGCGTAGTACTCAGGCTGCTGACAACCATCAAAAGCGATGATCGTCAGCCCGGTGTCTTCTATCGGTAATCAGCAAGCTGTCGCCATGAACATTGCAAGCGGATCCGGCCGGAAGTGGCTCACCGCACTTATACTCTCTCCGGGAATGATTTTCGCCTCAGCCTATCTCTTGGTTTGGCTGTCAATGAATCTCTGGCTCAATCACAACTTCAAGCATCACCTCAAGCAAATCTTCACCGCAGAAACCGGCCAGCGATACCGGATCGACATCGGCTCGCTCAGGCCAGAACCCAACCTGAATTCACTGACGCTCAAACAGCTGGAGCTAACCCCCGTCGGAGTCGCTGAAAACCAAAGAGCAAGCCGGTCAGTGTTTCAGATTGAAGAACTTCGTATCGAATGCGCCGACCTCAGCCTTTTCCCCTTCAAACCGGCAGACGAACTGCTTACCCTGCGCAAAGTCAGTCGAGTCATTCTTTTGAACAGCGTTCAGTGAACAGCCAAACCGATGCGATTCCACCGAATAGAGGCAATCTTTTCAACCGGATCGAACAGCAGCGGCAGATCGGGATCCCATGACCAGTACACCATCATGGCCTGGCCCACAATATCGTTTTCCGGCAGAAAACCCCAGTAACGGCTGTCGAGGCTGTTGTCACGGTTATCGCCCATAGCGAAATAGTAGTTGCGGCTCACGGTGTAGCGATTTGCCGCCTGGCCATCGAGAAACACCTGATCGCCGACCAGGCTGACCGTATGCCCCTCATAGGCGATCAGGTCGCGATAGAGCGGAAGCGTCGCTGAGGTGAGCGTGATCACATCGCCACTGCGCGGAATATGGATAGGGCCGTAATTGTCCTTGTTGTAATCGGACATGCTCGGGAAAATCTGGAACTCGGGCACGCCTGCCGGCATTTTTGTGCCAATGAACTGAGCGTGAGGCGGTAACTGCATCCCTTTGCCATTGATGTAAACCTGCTGGTTCCGGATTTCAAGATTGTCTCCCGGCAAGGCGATACAGCGCTTGATGTAGTTCAGGCTCCGATCGCGGGGAAACTTGAAGACGATGATATCACCTCGTCTGACATCATGAACTTTGGGCAGAGAGATGTCAGTAAAAGGCACCTTGGCACCATAGACAAACTTGTTGACAAAAAGGAAATCGCCGGCAAGCAGCGTTTTTTCCATCGAACCCGTCGGAATTCTGTATGATTCTATAACAAACATCCTGAGAATTGCCGCCACCAGGGCGGCAATGACAAGAGCCTCGAACCATTCACGCGATTGCGTCTTGCCGTTTTTTCCGTTGGGGGTCGTGTTCTGTTTTTTCACACTGTGCTTTTTTTAGACGTTGCTGGAATGCTCAATCGTACGCACCATCTGTAAGACGTCAAGATGAGTGGTATCCAGCGCAGCCATGCTGATTAAACGGGTCTGTAACTTGTTATTCGTCGATGTTCAGAACGGCGAGGAAGGCTTCCTGCGGCACCTCGACCCGGCCGACCTGCTTCATGCGCTTTTTGCCCTCTTTCTGCTTTTCAAGCAGCTTGCGCTTACGGCTGATGTCACCGCCGTAGCATTTGGCAAGCACGTTCTTGCGCATGGCTGAAATACTCTCGCGCGCGATCACGCGGCTGCCGATGGCTGCCTGGATCGCCACCTCGTACATCTGGCGAGGGATGATCCCCTTGAGCTTCTGGCAAAGCTTGCGACCCCACTCGTAGGATTTCGAGCGGTGCACGATCGACGACAGCGCATCGACCGGCTCGCCGTTGAGCAGCACGTCGAGCTTGACCAGATCAGAACGACGGTAGCCGATGTACTCGTAATCCATCGAGGCGTAGCCTTTGGAGATCGACTTGAGCTTGTCGTGGAAATCGAACACCACCTCGCCCAGCGGGAACTCGAAATGAATGTTCACCCTCGACGTGTCGAGATAGTCGGTGTTCTTGTACTCGCCGCGACGCTCCATGCCAAGCTTCATGATGTTGCCGATGTACTCCGACATGGTGATGATCTGCATCGACACGTAAGGCTCCTCGATCCAGTTGA
The nucleotide sequence above comes from Chlorobaculum tepidum TLS. Encoded proteins:
- the lepB gene encoding signal peptidase I, with protein sequence MKKQNTTPNGKNGKTQSREWFEALVIAALVAAILRMFVIESYRIPTGSMEKTLLAGDFLFVNKFVYGAKVPFTDISLPKVHDVRRGDIIVFKFPRDRSLNYIKRCIALPGDNLEIRNQQVYINGKGMQLPPHAQFIGTKMPAGVPEFQIFPSMSDYNKDNYGPIHIPRSGDVITLTSATLPLYRDLIAYEGHTVSLVGDQVFLDGQAANRYTVSRNYYFAMGDNRDNSLDSRYWGFLPENDIVGQAMMVYWSWDPDLPLLFDPVEKIASIRWNRIGLAVH